The genomic window TATCTCgtgtctcaaaaaaaaaaaaaaaaagcctttcttATTTAGCCTTGGGCCTGAGTCTTGCTTCATGGAGAGCTTTGCTCTGGAGAGGGGTTTGCTCTTCATTGGATGGGGGAATGGGCTTGGAATCTCTTCTTCGAACTGTTTCAGAAACTTGAATTTTTGATGTGAGCAAGAGTTTAGCATCCGACTAAACTCTGCTTCTATGCCCCCTCCACCTTGAGCTCCCAGTCCTCTTTGGTCACAGGGTCTTTCCAGGAACATAAAGACAAGGTGGAAGTGCTCTAGCTGAGTTTCAGCCAGGCCTCCAGGCCTCCTTGCTATACTGTAACAAGACCCCTGGACCCTCTGTCTCCCAAGTACCACATCTCACTGACTCTCAGAAACTAGAGCCCAATGGCAGATGGAGCACAATTGACCCATTTGGTCCCCAGGGGCATTTCCCCCAAACTTGAGGCCTCTTCTTTGTCCACCTGGCCTGCAGTGCAGTAGTGGGTTGATGGGGAAAGGTGTACTTACTCTTACACCCAGAGAGGGGCTTAGGATTGGAGAGGAGACTCCCTCTTTGCAGATGCTGCTTGCCTTATCCTCTAAGGGCCCAGGTGGGTGCTGCTGTGAGCTGGCTTGAGGGAGCTCTCAGCCCTATGTACCCAAAGCACTTTGGTATGTCATGCACTGGGGTTATACAGAGGAACATGTACATTGTGCATGGACAGATGGATTCTGACCAATAAAACCTTTTCTGAATATGTGCCTCTGTTCCTCTTTTTCCATTAAAGCAGGgtcctgctctgctgctgtggAAAACAGCAGGGGAGGCCATGCAGGCAGGGATCTAAACATGTTGGTCCTGACCCAAAGGGAGTGCTGAGCAGAGCTAAGCTGGCACCAATCTTAGCAAGCTCTTCTTGAagagatgccagctctgagtcacatggccctgcacagccagcagCATATCAGGAGGGGGAGCTGAGGCTCAGGCTAGATTAGCAGAGTTGTCCTCTATTAACATTGCTCTGGATAGAAATCTTCCTTACAAGGAGAGAAGAGGCTGGGAGCAACCAACCCGTCTGCTGGGAACAAGGGAGGTCTAAGGGATGAGGACAGTCCCATCTCCaaagctgctgtgctgctggtaAGCATGTAGCATCAGGGGCTCAGCCCTATACAACCACCTGGACTCCAAGGGATCTAAGGGCTAAACCAAAGCACCTTTCCTACCTGGCCCTGGAAACCTCCTGCAGGGCCTGTAGCTAGCTCCGGCTTCTGACactggaggggaagaggagccagTCAGGTGTGAGGTGAGAGATATTGCTCCGATCAGAGAGTACATACCCCTCTGCCAGGGGGCATCTGATTTAACAGACCCCTGAGCAGCTGCTAGGCTAAAACACACTCCATGTTTATTGAAAACCACACATGACAATCACAATGGACACACTCATCCCTGGTGCAAGTCCAGCAACTTCAGCAAAGATAAATCTGTCTAATAAGCACAAACTTCCTCCAGGCTGTACCCAGCTGGATGCTCACAGGTTCATGAAATGGATCCACACAGAAGTATCCAGGCTGATAGGGCAGGTTCCTAAACCCAAACCTCAAGCCCTGACTTCCACCCATTGGCCACATTACATCCTTCCACCCTCTGGCCAGGGACTCACAGTAACAATCTCTGTAGTCACACACACGTACACAGGTACAGGCTCTTGCTCCATGTTTGAAGTCAGTTCTATATACAGCAGTAAGAGCACTTTAACCCAGAGGCAGCCAGGCTGGCAGAAGATGCCCCATGAACACAGTCACTGGCTCAGGAAGCCAGCTGAAAAAATGCTTGGTATTGAGATAAAGTGTGTCCCAGCAGAAGATACCGGATTCCCCTGAAAGATCTGGTGAGGTCTGAACGAGGCTGAAAGTGATCAGAAGAGAAGGACTCAGGTGCCTTTGTGGGCTCTTTCTTCTACATAGAGCTGCATCTGGAAGAGATTGTGGAAGCAATTAAGCAAAGAAAAACCCTGCAGGAGGCACTCAGCTGTTCACAAGGTGCAGTACTAGCTCGATGTTTTTGTTCTCAGGGGAGGTGGTTGGGGAGTGGAGTTCTGTGAATGACAATTTTTTCTGTTCATTGGAAGGTCCAAAAAAAGTCCTTAAGTCCTTGTTTGGGGTCAGCTCAAAGTGAAGCTTCCAGAATGGTTGGCTATAGCATCAATTTCTATTTTATGTTGAGAAAACATATTGCTATTGCAACAACCCATTTTGAAATAAGAAGCAAACGAAGCACTTGGCTTATAAAATGCTGAAACATTTTTGGACAATTCACCACAGTTGGCACAAACCTGCCAATGAGCCAAAAATtgtgcggggaggggggcagtggtaGTCCAAAAACCCACCCATCTCTGCTCTGGTGGTGCCTCGCACCACACCTGTGTCTCTAGCTTTACATAAGGAAGAGAACCCGTTATAGCTGGTCCTATCTCGGCCACCCCTAGACCAGCCTCCTGTGCAGGTCAGGGAGGGCTCGGGAGCTCTGCTCACCTTCAGGATGTCAGAGGTCATGGTCTTCAGGGGGATCAGCCGGGGGTCGTGCATGTGCACATCCTGCTCATCTGCAAGAATCCATGGGAAATCCTGGGGGCAGAGAAGACAACAGCCTTAGCACAGGGGGGATGAGCTTCCTTAGGCTCCCAGGAGGACTACAAatagaagcagggctgggaggagctggcagcccagggctgctcctcatCTCCCCAGCTCCAAGTCTGTGGTAAAGGGGTAAGGAGGGAGTTAGGGGCTTGTGAGGAAAGAGGAGGGCATGCAAGGAACCAAAGCTAGGTCTGGACAGGGACTCAAGAGCAGCAATGGAATTCCTCCTTGTGAGAGTGACTGATAGAGCAGCTCCTCGTTAGGCAACACCCCAGGCCATAGCTGCCCTTCAGCCAGGGGATGGGCCTAGATCACCTACTGCAGAAGGGTGTTACCCACCTTTATCACCTGGATCTTCTCCATGTTGCGCGTGGCAGCTTCCCGTGTGTGGACCAAGACTGTGAAGgtgcagcctgcaaggaaaaaggcAGGCACTGGCATTGCACGGTCAGGGGAGGTACCATCCAAGGTGCAAGCAAAGCACTGCACCGACTAACGGACACCTCCGTGCCCCATGTCCACTGAAAACCAAATGCTTGAACACAGCCCTTTTGCACAGGGGTCATTAAGGTCATGTGTATCCTCTCAAATAATTGGCTCTCACTTCAGTGCTGTACCTAGTACTGCCTAGACCTCACACCCCAAGCTCCTctattccccaccccaccttggtTGCCCTTCCACAAACCCATCCCTATCTCTGCAGCACTAAGGCGGAATAGGGATTTCCTTAACTCTGTTACAGAGTTCCTGCATCACCTCCCGTTTCCCCCATGGCACAGACCCCCTGTCACGACCCTGACGCTTGGTGCCTGCCTTCATCCTGCTGAAGACTATGTTGTGTTTCCAGTTTGCCCAGATACATCTGCAGACTTTCAGGATAAGAGAGCTTGGTGTGGAAATAGGATTCTACTCCACATTCTAAGCCAGACCTACCTTTATCCACAGGTGTGGCCTGTGTTTTTGCACACCCCACCCTAGAGCTGGTTGCACTTCAGTCATGCTGTATCCATGTACTTTGAAATGCTGCTGGGATAAAAGCCACTATATAAAGCCCAGCTCTCTTTAcaggtgctgctgtggctggctgggTGAGGGCCCTGAGTTCAGTGGTACGGTGCTGCCTTTCCTGGCCAAGCATTTGACATCATGCTTCTGCAAAGTTGCCACTGAGcaaaggtggggctggggccctacCTGTCTATTTGTAACGTTCAAAATATTgtgggccccaaggcccacccgGCTAATGAGTATCCCCTATTgcacccaccggtcctcaaaggcatccaaggaccCGGTGAACACctcccactggtgctctgcccagaaatgtgtACGGACAAGTGAGAGGGAAGTGGCCTCATGGtctctgggcactggggcccTACCTGGGGGGTTGTGGTCGAGCACAGCATCACACACGCTGATCTTCAGGATGAAGGCACGCAACAGCTGCTCCACGTGGGACAGCAGGGAATCCGAGCTGGATGGAGAAGGGGATTGTTATGGAGCCTCCTCACCACCAAAACAGATCAcatgcagggagagggcagcaggctctggccagccatgTGGAAACCATTACCTGATAGACAGCAGAGGCGGCTGTGTGATCTCGAAGACAAATCTCTCCACTGGGTGGTGCTCTTTATCCAggatcaccaccaccaccttctccacATCGTTCTGCAAGCACAAATCCAGAGCTGTACTCAGGGAGAGCtccatgccagcccctgcccttccacTGCCCCCAATCAGGAACTGGCTTGCTTCACTGCAGTTTTGTCCCAATGCTTTGCAATGCCTGCCAGATGGCTACAATCAAGCACTTTGTCACTGTAATATCCAGAAAGGGGTCTTAATTGCAGGAGTTACCCTAAGACTTGCAGGGAGATGTGTTCCACAGAA from Alligator mississippiensis isolate rAllMis1 chromosome 13, rAllMis1, whole genome shotgun sequence includes these protein-coding regions:
- the MAD2L2 gene encoding mitotic spindle assembly checkpoint protein MAD2B, translated to MTTLTRQDLNFGQVVADVLSEFLEVAVHLILYVREVYPIGIFQKRKKYNVPVQMSCHPELNRYIQDTLHCVKPLLEKNDVEKVVVVILDKEHHPVERFVFEITQPPLLSISSDSLLSHVEQLLRAFILKISVCDAVLDHNPPGCTFTVLVHTREAATRNMEKIQVIKDFPWILADEQDVHMHDPRLIPLKTMTSDILKMQLYVEERAHKGT